From Triticum aestivum cultivar Chinese Spring chromosome 4A, IWGSC CS RefSeq v2.1, whole genome shotgun sequence, a single genomic window includes:
- the LOC123081633 gene encoding inactive protein RESTRICTED TEV MOVEMENT 2: MAAARTYADFVPSHDLVEDAAKQTLVVNLPGFKKEHLRVQIDNYGRLRVSGERQLEGGQWSRFRKEFQVPEGCDAGGIRARFEKDGVLHVIMPRLTPLQDDPTAAADHEAEAARHAAAAEEKKRHEEMEEEDARRRRAGDEDDYASDEGEGAHHQAASAGGQAYGFARDRSRSGMVRALLLAVAVALVGAAGLYARYRWMDPSAEAAPADGALSDY, from the exons ATGGCCGCCGCACGGACCTACGCCGACTTCGTGCCGTCCCACGACCTCGTCGAGGACGCCGCCAAGCAGACCCTCGTCGTCAACCTCCCCG GGTTCAAGAAGGAGCACCTGAGGGTCCAGATCGACAACTACGGCCGGCTGAGGGTCAGCGGCGAGCGGCAGCTCGAGGGCGGCCAGTGGAGCCGGTTCCGCAAGGAGTTCCAGGTCCCCGAGGGCTGCGACGCCGGCGGCATCCGCGCCAGGTTCGAGAAGGACGGCGTCCTCCACGTCATCATGCCCAGGCTCACGCCCCTCCAGGACGACCCAACGGCCGCGGCAGACCACGAGGCGGAAGCTGCGCGGCACGCCGCTGCCGCAGAAGAGAAGAAGCGccacgaggagatggaggaggaggacgCGAGGAGGCGTCGTGCGGGTGACGAGGACGACTACGCCAGCGACGAAGGCGAGGGCGCACACCACCAGGCGGCGTCTGCCGGTGGGCAGGCGTACGGCTTCGCCAGGGACCGGAGCAGGAGCGGGATGGTGAGGGCGCTCCTCCTCGCCGTGGCGGTGGCCTTGGTCGGCGCTGCTGGCCTGTATGCTCGCTACAGGTGGATGGACCCGTCGGCTGAGGCGGCGCCGGCAGATGGTGCCCTCTCTGACTATTGA
- the LOC123081635 gene encoding inactive protein RESTRICTED TEV MOVEMENT 2, translating into MAAARTYVDFVPSHDLVEDRGKHTLVVNLPGFKKEHLRVQIDNYGRLRVSGERQLEGGQWSRFRKEFQVPEGCDAGGIRARFEKDGVLNVTMPRLTPLEDDPKAAADAAADAEAARLAAADAEEKKRRDEMEEDARKRHAGDEEEHASGEGEDAHHQAVQAASAGRQAYGFARDRSWSGMVRALLLAVAVALVGAAGLYARYRWMDPSAESETAPADGAIVSLFDY; encoded by the exons ATGGCCGCCGCACGGACGTACGTCGACTTCGTGCCGTCGCACGACCTCGTCGAGGACAGAGGGAAGCATACCCTCGTCGTCAACCTCCCAG GGTTCAAGAAGGAGCACCTGAGGGTGCAGATCGACAACTACGGCCGGCTGAGGGTCAGCGGCGAGCGGCAGCTCGAGGGCGGCCAGTGGAGCCGGTTCCGCAAGGAGTTCCAGGTCCCCGAGGGCTGCGACGCCGGCGGCATCCGCGCCAGGTTCGAGAAAGACGGCGTCCTCAACGTCACCATGCCCAGGCTCACGCCCCTCGAGGACGACCCAAAGGCTGCGGCGGACGCTGCCGCCGACGCAGAAGCTGCgcggctcgccgccgccgacgcagAAGAGAAGAAGCGCCGGGATGAGATGGAGGAGGACGCGAGGAAGCGTCATGCGGGTGACGAGGAAGAACACGCCAGCGGCGAAGGCGAAGACGCACACCACCAGGCCGTCCAGGCGGCGTCTGCCGGTCGGCAGGCGTACGGCTTCGCCAGGGACCGGAGCTGGAGCGGGATGGTGCGGGCACTCCTCCTCGCCGTGGCGGTGGCCTTGGTCGGCGCTGCTGGCCTGTATGCTCGCTACAGGTGGATGGATCCGTCGGCTGAGAGTGAGACGGCGCCGGCAGATGGTGCTATCGTCAGCCTCTTTGACTACTGA